A genome region from Populus alba chromosome 3, ASM523922v2, whole genome shotgun sequence includes the following:
- the LOC118062837 gene encoding protein STRUBBELIG-RECEPTOR FAMILY 6, translating into MMENWRGVELLVSLLIVCIFGCVNGATDPNDASALRVMYSSLSSPGQLTQWSTNGDDPCGQNWKGIICSGTRVTEIKLPSLGLSGSLGYQLTSLTAVTNLDMSYNNLAGNIPDQLPPNLQQLNLANNQFSGGIPYSISQLPSLKYLNLGHNQLQNQLGDVFGQLPSLSTLDLSFNSLTGDLPQSFSSLSSMTSMYLQNNQFTGSINVLANLPLENLNVGNNRFTGWIPSQLNSINLQKDGNNWNSGPAPPPPPGTPPTPKGPSHKSGGNDSPSGSGAGGGSKKSGIGGGGIAGIIISIFVVGGIVAFFLVKRRSRRSSLDIEMLDNQPFAPLSSTNDKEMKSMQNPSMVNTKTFDTPASTNLRPPPIDRHKSFDEQEFSPKPVVVKKPVAAPVNVTSYSVADLQMATGSFSVDHLLGEGSFGRVYRAEFDDGKVAVKKLDSGILPSHMSDDFMEMVSSISLLHHPNVTELVGYCSEHGQHLLVYEFHKNGSLHDFLHLSDEYSKPLIWNSRVKIALGTARALEYLHEVCSPSIIHKNIKSANILLDTELNPHLSDAGLASSLHNADQVLNYNAGSGYSAPEVAMSGHYTLKSDVYSFGAVMLELLTGRKPFDSSRPRSEQSLVRWATPQLHDIDSLSKMVDPELKGLYPVKSLSRFADVIALCVQPEPEFRPPMSEVVQALVRLVQRANMSKRTIGNEQGETPRADNPDTQDYMP; encoded by the exons ATGATGGAGAATTGGAGAGGAGTTGAGCTGCTAGTGTCACTCCTCATAGTCTGCATTTTTGGATGCGTCAATGGTGCAACAGATCCAAATGATG CCTCTGCTCTAAGGGTCATGTACAGCAGTTTGAGTTCACCAGGGCAGCTAACACAATGGAGCACAAATGGTGATGATCCATGTGGGCAAAACTGGAAAGGCATTATTTGCTCAGGCACACGAGTTACAGAAAT tAAATTACCCAGTCTTGGACTTTCTGGATCATTGGGATACCAGCTTACCAGTTTGACAGCAGTAACAAACCT AGACATGAGTTATAATAATCTTGCAGGCAACATACCTGATCAACTTCCTCCAAACTTGCAGCAATT AAATCTTGCTAATAATCAATTTAGCGGAGGAATCCCGTATTCCATTTCTCAATTGCCTTCTCTTAAATACTT AAATCTTGGTCACAATCAGCTTCAGAATCAGTTGGGAGATGTGTTCGGACAACTTCCTTCTCTCTCCACATT GGATTTGTCATTCAACTCCCTGACAGGTGATCTACCTCAGAGTTTTAGCTCACTTTCAAGTATGACATCAAT GTATTTGCAAAACAACCAATTTACTGGCTCTATCAATGTCCTTGCAAATCTTCCTCTTGAAAATCT GAATGTTGGAAATAATCGTTTTACAGGTTGGATCCCTAGCCAGTTAAACAGCATTAATCTACA GAAGGATGGTAACAATTGGAACTCAGGACCTGCACCCCCCCCTCCTCCTGGCACACCTCCAACCCCCAAAGGCCCGAGCCATAAATCTGGTGGCAATGACAGCCCATCAGGcagtggtgctggtggtggcaGCAAGAAATCAGGAATAGGGGGTGGTGGCATAGCAGGAATAATCATATCCATATTTGTTGTTGGGGGGATAGTAGCATTCTTTTTGGTGAAGAGAAGATCCAGGAGGTCCTCCTTAGATATAGAAATGCTTGATAATCAGCCATTTGCTCCTCTTTCTTCAACAAATGATAAAG AAATGAAGTCTATGCAAAATCCTTCCATGGTAAATACAAAGACATTTGACACCCCAGCCTCAACAAATCTTAGACCTCCACCTATTGATCGTCACAAGTCATTTGACGAGCAGGAATTTTCACCAAAGCCCGTTGTTGTCAAGAAACCTGTTGCTGCTCCTGTAAACGTGACATCATACTCAGTAGCAGACCTGCAGATGGCTACTGGCAGCTTCAGTGTTGACCATCTTCTTGGTGAGGGGTCTTTTGGACGTGTTTATCGAGCTGAGTTTGATGATGGGAAG GTTGCTGTGAAGAAACTAGATTCAGGCATTCTGCCCAGCCACATGTCTGATGATTTTATGGAGATGGTTTCAAGCATTTCCTTGTTGCATCATCCAAACGTGACAGAACTAGTGGGTTATTGTTCCGAGCATGGACAGCATCTGCTGGTCTATGAGTTCCATAAAAATGGCTCACTGCATGACTTCTTGCATCTATCAGATGAATACAGCAAACCTTTGATATGGAATTCCCGTGTCAAGATAGCTTTGGGGACTGCTCGGGCATTGGA GTACCTGCATGAAGTTTGTTCGCCATCTATTATTCATAAGAATATCAAGTCAGCGAATATATTATTGGACACAGAGCTTAATCCACATCTCTCGGATGCTGGCCTGGCAAGCAGTCTCCATAATGCAGACCAG GTTTTGAACTATAATGCAGGTTCTGGATACAGTGCACCTGAGGTAGCTATGTCCGGTCATTATACTCTAAAGAGTGATGTTTACAGTTTTGGTGCGGTCATGTTGGAGCTTCTAACTGGACGTAAACCATTTGACAG CTCAAGGCCTAGATCTGAGCAATCTTTGGTTCGCTGGGCAACTCCTCAGCTCCATGACATTGATTCCTTATCCAAAATGGTTGATCCAGAACTCAAAGGGCTCTACCCTGTCAAATCTCTTTCCCGGTTTGCTGATGTTATTGCTCTCTGTGTCCAG CCTGAGCCAGAGTTTCGACCTCCAATGTCAGAAGTGGTTCAAGCATTGGTTCGTTTAGTGCAGAGAGCTAACATGAGCAAGAGAACTATCGGAAACGAACAAGGAGAAACACCAAGAGCTGACAACCCAGATACACAAGACTACATGCCTTGA
- the LOC118062961 gene encoding triacylglycerol lipase OBL1 — translation MAAATSTPTEFEENSNDDDKSEMNITNYLIVRPEKGGMLDLLRYLVWADIGSGVKFLESSEEGIMGGEAADHRWIILVSIIVRKIISLFGKPMECTGFVADFFLNLLFQNGGIMGLLLNFLQGKVVTPQRDTETFISTIGHLDGRMDLYRDENLLEQLDNSVSAEKIATEEIGNRALMDLCIMASKLAYENAKVVQSIVVQHWKMHFVDFYNCWNDFQKEMSTQVFILCDKPKDANLILISFRGTEPFDADDWGTDFDYSWYEIPKLGRVHMGFLEALGLGNRADTTTFHNHLQMKSTGFNHGYDGSGSLSSNTDSDMEENVGHKKFLSEKVKKTAYYAVRKKLKSMLMEHKNAKFVVTGHSLGGALAVLFPTVLVLHQQTDVMNRLLGVYTFGQPRIGNLQLAKFMEAHLKYPVPKYFRVVYSYDLVPRLPCDDKTFLYKHFGVCLYYNSLYVEQKLDEEPDPNFYGLRSVVLAHLNSVWELIRSFVVGYTHGPMYKESWFMVFARIMGLALPGIAAHCPTDYVNSVRLGKERVVRMSSF, via the exons ATGGCGGCTGCGACAAGTACTCCTACAGAATTTGAAGAAAACAGCAATGATGATGATAAGAGTGAAATGAACATTACTAACTATCTGATTGTGAGGCCAGAAAAGGGAGGAATGTTGGATTTGTTAAGGTACTTGGTGTGGGCTGACATAGGGAGTGGTGTGAAATTCTTGGAGAGCTCGGAAGAGGGAATCATGGGTGGGGAGGCCGCTGATCATAGGTGGATAATATTGGTGTCTATTATTGTTAGGAAGATCATTTCTTTATTTGGCAAGCCCATGGAGTGCACTGGCTTCGTGGCTGATTTCTTTCTCAATCTCCTGTTTCAGAATGGTGGCATCATGGGCTTACTTCTCAACTTTCTCCAAG GAAAGGTTGTGACACCACAGAGAGACACAGAGACTTTTATAAGCACAATTGGGCATTTGGATGGGCGGATGGACCTATACAGAGATGAAAACTTGCTTGAACAACTAGATAATTCGGTTTCTGCTGAGAAAATAGCCACAGAAGAAATAGGGAACCGCGCTCTTATGGACCTCTGTATCATGGCATCCAAATTAGCTTATGAGAATGCCAAAGTTGTTCAAAGTATTGTTGTTCAACACTGGAAG ATGCATTTTGTGGACTTCTACAACTGCTGGAACG ATTTTCAGAAGGAAATGTCGACTCAGGTGTTCATACTTTGCGACAAGCCCAAGGATGCAAACTTAATATTGATCAGCTTTCGGGGAACGGAACCTTTTGACGCTGATGATTGGGGTACTGATTTCGATTACTCTTGGTACGAGATTCCGAAACTGGGAAGAGTCCATATGGGATTCTTAGAAGCATTAGGTTTGGGCAACAGAGCAGATACGACCACCTTCCACAATCACCTTCAGATGAAGAGCACAGGTTTCAACCATGGCTATGATGGATCTGGATCGCTATCATCAAATACTGATTCTGACATGGAAGAAAATGTAGGTCACAAGAAGTTCCTGTCAGAAAAGGTGAAGAAGACTGCGTACTATGCTGTGAGAAAGAAGCTCAAGAGCATGCTCATGGAGCACAAGAACGCGAAATTTGTGGTCACCGGGCATAGCTTAGGAGGGGCACTTGCTGTTTTGTTCCCAACTGTGTTGGTGCTGCACCAACAGACGGATGTGATGAACAGGTTGCTTGGGGTTTACACATTTGGGCAGCCAAGGATTGGGAACTTGCAGCTAGCAAAGTTCATGGAGGCCCATTTGAAGTATCCTGTTCCTAAATACTTCAGGGTGGTCTACAGCTATGACCTTGTCCCTAGATTGCCTTGCGATGACAAAACATTCCTGTATAAGCATTTCGGAGTGTGCCTTTACTACAACAGCCTTTATGTTGAGCAA AAATTGGATGAGGAGCCAGACCCCAACTTCTATGGGTTGAGAAGTGTTGTTTTGGCACATCTGAATTCTGTATGGGAGTTAATAAGAAGTTTCGTAGTTGGCTACACGCATGGGCCAATGTACAAAGAAAGCTGGTTCATGGTATTTGCCAGGATAATGGGACTGGCACTCCCTGGTATTGCTGCACATTGCCCCACAGATTATGTTAATTCGGTAAGACTGGGAAAGGAGCGTGTTGTTCGAATGTCTTCTTTCTGA